The Mucilaginibacter rubeus genomic interval TTGCGGTTAACCAAACCTATGCGCACATTACCCAGCGATAATATTGTGCGGCTTTTATCAGTGGCTACATCAAAAGCATACATTTTAACCGAATCGGAAGCTATGATATCCTGCGAGAAAACAAGCTGGTTATTGTACGTCCAAAAGTAATCGCCCCTGACAGAATAATCATCAAATTTGGTTACCATCCGCTCTTTACCATCGCCCAATGATTGTATAAATATGTTCTGCTTATCCTTGTACGGTTTGAGATAAGATACATATTTACCATCAGGAGATATGCGGTAAAAGCTCCTTTCGGGAGTTTTAAAAAAGTCAATAATAGGGATTTGCCTTACTTTGTTCCGGTTACAGGAAAAGAAAGCGATTATGCAACTTACAATAAGAAAATATCTGGCCCGGCTTAGCATAGCTACAAGTATCCTATTTTATTAATGCTGTCAAATTAGATAAATAACTTCGATGTTATCAAGATGTCACTATAATTTTACCCTGATATACCGTTATATAAATAATACGTTTAAACCAGCTAAATCAATTCTATTAATTGATTATTTTTGAACAGATGAGGGCTTTATATATTGTTATTATTCTTACTTTTTGCATTAGCGCCCGGCTACTTGCGCAGGATAACGAACTGCTGCTGGCCAAGCAATACAGCGCTAATGGCGAACCTCAAAAAGCGCTCGAAATTTATCAGAAACTATATAAGCAAAACAACGAGAATTATTACAGTGTGTATGTAAATACGCTGCTCAACCTCAAGAAATTTGACGAGGCCGAAAGCATCACCAAAAAGCTGATCCGCCGCCATCCGGATGATCACCAGTACGCCATTATGATGGGTAATATTTATACCCAGGAAGGCAATATGAGCAAGGCCGATGCTATTTATGATGACCTTATTAAAAGTCTGCCTGCCGATCAGGGCGAGATTTCCGCGCTGGCATCCCAGTTTTACCAGAGCGCTAATATTGATTATGTCATCAAAATTTTTCAGCAGGGACGTAAGCTGCTCAAAAATGATAATGCGTTTACCTACGAACTTATTAACCTCTATCGTTTTAAGCGCGATAAGGTATCGCTTACCGAGGAGTATCTGAACTTTTTACCACAAAACCCCAACTTTATAAATCAGGCCGAAAACGCTTTTTCAAGCATATACGAAGGCAATGCCGATTACGATATGCTGAAAGTAGCTTTGCTAAGGCGCATTCAGAAAGATCCGCAGCAAACCATTTATGCCGATCTGTTAACCTGGCAATACCTGCAGCAAAAAGAATTTGGCCTGGCCCTTAACCAGGCGCTGGCTTTGAGCCGCCGGCAAAACGATGATGGCAATAGCATCTATGATCTTTGCCGCACCTTTATTGCTAACGAAGCTTATGACGAGGCCATCCGTGGATATGAGTATATCATCAGCAAAGGAAAAACATCGCCATTATATATTCCCTCAAAAATTGAGCTTATCAATACCAAAAACCTTAAGGTAACATCAGGAAAGTATTTACCGGAGGACTTACTTGGGCTCGAAAAAGACTATAACGATCTGCTAACCGAATTTGGCCGCAACAACAGCACAGCCTTCGCCATGCAAAAGCTTGCCAATTTGCAGGCCTACAAGCTGCATAAACTAAAAGACGCTCAAAAATTACTGGAAGAGGCTACTAAACTCGGCGATATCAGGCCAACACTACTGGCCGATTGCAAGCTTGACTTAGGTGATATTTACCTGCTTAACAACCAACCCTGGGAAGCCACCCTGCTTTACAGCCAGGTTGAAAAGGATTTTCCGGCCACCGCTATCGGACAGGATGCAGTGTTCAGAAACGCGAAGTTAGCCTACTATACCGGCGATTTTACCTGGGCAAAGGGACAGTTAGATGTACTGAAAGTTGCTACATCGCAACTGATTGCCAATGACGCGCTTAACCTGCTGTTGTTAATACAGGATAATCTTGCTGCCGATAGCACCGGGGCCGCGCTTAAAATGTATGCCCGTGCCGACCTGCAGATCTTTGCTCAAAATCCGGAAAAGGCGGTTATGATATTGGATAGCATCGGCAAAAAGTTTCCGAATAATGCTCTGGACGATGACATCATGATGTCGAAATCACGCATCCTGATCCAGCAAAAAGATTACGCCGGCGCGGTACCATTATTGAAAAAAATTCTTGAACAACACCCCTCCGACTTATGGGCGGATGACGCTGTATTTATGTTGGGCGATATTTATGAAAACCGGCTGAATGATAAAACCATAGCCCAAAGCTACTACCAAAAAATCATAACCGATTACCCCGGCAGTCTCTGGATAAATGAAGCCCGTAAGCGTTTTAGGCTATTAAGAGGCGATAAACCGGATGCGTCATAATTGGTCATTATTTCATTGAGTCATTATGTCATTGCTTTTGCGTGGATCTATCCTTGTACTTTAAAAATGACTTAATGACCAAATGACTCAATGACTAATCGAAAATGATTATTTTTGAAAATGATTGTATACAACGATACCATAATAATTGATGAAACCATTCATGACGAATGGCTTAACTATATCAAAACCATTCATATCCCGGCTATAATGGCCACCGGGCATTTCAGTTCATATCGTATCCTGACGGTTATTGATTCGCCTAACGAGGGGGTTACTTACTGCATTCAGTATAATGCCGATAGCATTGAACATTTTCAGCAGTTTTATATGAACCACCTGCATAAATTTCAGGCTACCCACCAGGAAAAATTCAACGAAAAATTTGTAATGTTCAACACCTTGATGGAAGAGGTAGAATAAAATTAAGCTTTTTATTACTATCTGCTTCTCTTCAAAAAGCAGATAGTAATAAACCTATTCATCAAGCGCGCCCGGAACCATTAAAAGGATGACAAATATGATTGCCAGGGTGGCCACTAAACAAATTAACCCGGCAAGCAAAGCACGCCAAATAGTGAAAGTAGTTCCTCCAGCAGCGGAGTGCTCCTTCATTTGTTCGCCCTGAAATTTTTGTACAAGCAAGAAAGTACCCCAGGCATAAGCCAACGGAAATACAAATTTAGGAAAACGTTCTATACCTGAAGTAAAAATGGCCAGGCCGACAACTGCAATTAACGCTACAACGGCAATTATCCAGGTAGCGGTTACCTTTTCCCGCTGGTCAAACGCTTTATAATTTTGAGATACCAAATACCCGGCCGCCAAAGGCCCAAACAGAAATGTTACAATCCGGATTGAATTGAGAGTATAAATCTTAGATTTTTCTTCTTTTTCTTCTTCGAGCTGTTCTACAGCCTGGTTGTATGGGATCATGAAAGGTTTAAATTAAATTAGGTTATTTAAAAATCACCGCTACAGTAAGGCGACCTTTAAACAGCTCCTAAGATAGCATTTCAAAAACTAAACCTCATCATCTATTACTACTTAGCAAACATAACCTTCATTGCCGTAACCTGTTTTATACAGCGTGCCGGCTTCTTTTCGTCCTGAACAATAATGCGGAACGGGCCATCGGCCGGAACCAGGGGTTGACCATCGACCTTATCGGCAAGAATGATAGTACGATCTGTAAAACCCTTGTCCAGTTCGGCAAGGGCAAAAAGCACCTGGTAACCATCGCTGGCTTCTACTAAAAGATATTTTGCCAGGTTTTCACCACGGAGTTCAGGGCCTAAAGTAACACCCGCTTTTCCCAGTATATCCGATACAAGTACACCTGAGTAGGTATGATCTTTACCGTCCCTGTCCTTACGGGTTACTGTTGTTTGTTTGTATTGCTGAAATTCAGCGTTGCCTATAGTAAGTGGTGTTGTTACTTCTCCGGTTACTTTTATAACAGCTTCCTTTGTTGCAGTTTGGGCATTGGTTGTTAAACCGGCTATCAGTAACAACAGTACAATGGTGTATTTTTTCATGGATATGATGTTTAATTTTTTGTTGATTGATGCGGATTGCCAAAGCGCTTATCCGTTATAAAGGTAGAATCGGTAAGCATATTCAGAAATGCAATTAATTGTTTTTTTTCTTTAGGCAGCAGTTTCAGCGAATGCCCTCCTACTTCATTTGATTCGCCCTGCAAAAAAGCGCTTAATGATACCGATTGTTTAATGTGTTCGCTGTAATGGTCAACCACTTCGTCAAGCGTTTTAAAGCGACCATCGTGCATGTAAGGAGCAGTCAAGGCTATGTTACGCAGAGTTGGAACTTTAAATCGGCCCCTATCGGTAACCAAACCCGTAAAGGCTGCCATACCTTCGTCTTTTGATATACTATCTAACCCGTTGTTATGAAAAAGCTCAAGGTAGGTTTTAGGGCCGCCATGGCAATGGGTACAATTGGCCCCGCGGATACCTTTTTCAGGATCAGGGCCACGGTTAAAAAGTTCCATTCCTTTCAGCTCATCACCGGTGGGTTTATAAGCATTGCGTAGGTACTGGTCATAACGGGAATTGGCAGAGATCAGCGTCCGCTCAAATTGGGCTATCGCCTTCGCTATACGGTCGCCTGTTATGGTACTATCACCGTAAACAATTTTAAACAAGCCAGGGTACAATTTGGTATTGCTTAGCTTTTGTACCGATACCTGTATAGATTGCCCCATTTCGTGCGGGTTAGTGAGCGGAAATAAAACCTGATCTTCCAAACTTGCAGCCCGTCCGTCCCAAAAAAACTTCCGGGCCCATAACAAATTAGCCAGCGACATGGAGTTACGTGTAGCCAAACCATTATTAACACCAATACTTAAAGCCCGCCCATCGGTAAATGCTTTTGATTGCTGATGACAGTTGCCACACGAAATGGCATTGGTTGCAGATAGCTTCGGCTCATAAAAAAGCAATCGCCCCAAATAAACCCCTTGTTGTGTGGTGGGGTTATCAGCAGGTACATTAATTCTGTTGCCGAAATTGGCTGGATAATTAAATACATAATCGCCCATGGGCACAACCGGCTCCGTACCCGTATAAGCTGTTAAGCCTGTGATAACAAACAAAAGGCACAGCACAAGATAAACCTTGCCCGTACGTGGGAAAGAAGATTGTTTATGCTTTATCTCGTGGTTGTCTTTCACTTTTCTCTTCACAAATCGTCATTGCGCGGCACGAAGTAATCCCAAACTATACAGAGCGGATCTGCTAATCGGGGATTGCTTAGTTCCTCGCAATGACGTGGAGTATAATGCTTCCTTAAAATTAGTAGTTAAAAATCAGGTTGGCAAAGTAATTTCTGCCCATTTCCGGGTAACCTTCAACCAGCGTGTAATTCCTGTCGAAAAGGTTGTTTACACCGCCTTCAATTGCAAATCCTTTAACCAAGGTAATATGTGCTTTTACGTTGGTGAGGTAAAACGCTCCTGATACTGTACCGTAACTGGTGCTGTACCTTTTTGAATTATACTCTTCAGATGCCAGGAAATACAATTTAGCAAGCGGCGAATATTGCAACGAAGCAAATATTTTATTCTTGGGCACATCAGTAAAATGAATTTGCGGGGCCGATAAATTATTACGCACTATTAAAGTATAGTTTGCATCAACCCTTAACTGCGGAATAATAGGATAACCAACCGCAAACTCGGCACCATAATACTCGGCGCGGCCAACATTTTGCACCTGCGACTGGTTTGTTTTAGTTACCGGATCAACAGCTACGTTATTTACGGTTTGGATACTGTTATTGATCTTGCTATAAAAACCAGAGGCTTGAATTGATAGCTTACCACCGATAAGCGAATGATAGCTCAGATCGTAGTTCAGCGCGTCTTCAGCTTTCAGATCTGGGTTAGGGATGGCGGTACCAAATTTATAAGAATAACGGTCTTTAATAGTAGCAAACCTTGTTTTACGTGCTACCGAAAAGCTTAATGAATTAGCATTATCAACATCGCATTGAATTAAGCCCTGTACGTTCCAGGCACCATTACTGTTGGCTGGCAAATCGCTGATTGTATTGTTGGTGTATTGCTGGGCCTGGATGCTGCGTCTGTCGTTATAAGCCACGCCGGCGTTTACTTTCAATGCGGATGTTATATGGTAAGTGTCTTCAGCTCCGATATAGAAGTTGTTATCGGCATCGCGGCGTGTAGGTTCACCAATGTTATGTTCGCGGTGAACATCCTGCTTAAAATGGGCGGCTACGCTGAAATTGTTATTTTTTAGATCGGTGTTTTCAAAAGTTACGTTGCCGCCTAAAGTATAGTCATTATAAATACTCCTGAAGGCATAAGGTTTGGTGATGGTATTGTATGACGCGTTATCATAGCTGTCAATCTCATTTTTAAACTGATCATAATACCAGCGGGTTTTAATCACATTTGTGCTGTTGAGCTTATTGTTACTCAATAAGTACAAACCACGGGTATCCCAATTTGGCCATTTCCAGTAACGGGGGTTTTTGAACAAAGAGTTCTGGGTATCATCGCCCGCATAAACAGGAGTGCCTTTGGTGCCATGGTGATAGGTATAACCAACGGCATATTCCTGGGATTCTGTTGGGGTGAAGCCAATTTTACCGCTTACGTCAACATCATTACTGTATGAATTATCGCGATGGCCACCGTCTTCGTTTTTAACAGGCGTAAATTTTGAAGATAACGGAAAGTAGTCGCGCTTTAATTGAGAAGCCGATACCTGGTAATAAAACTTACCAAATGTGCCGCCGATGTTGGTATTCAACCTGTAGCCGCCGCTCAGGTAACCGGCCACAGCATTCAATTCAAATGGTTTAGCAGGCTTGCGGCTGATGAGGTTGATAGCACCGCCTTCGGCATTGGGACCAAATAGTACAGATGAATACCCTTTAGATACAATGATCTCAGACAAATTAAAAGTGTTGTACCGGGCCAGATCAACATAACCATCGTAAGGCACATAAAGCGGAACGCCATCCAAATAAACCGGTACCTGCCTGATATCAAAACCACGCACATTAATAGCCGATTCGTTTCTTGGGCCAACCGCGGTAAGTATAACACCGGGCAGGAGGTTCAACGCGTGCGAAACATCGTAACGGTTATACAAATTAAGGGTATGGATATTTAGCTTGCTTGACCGAACACTATCCTTGATACCGATAATATTTACCTGGCCAAGGTTAAATACGCTTTTGCTCGTATCTGCTGTTTGCCCGATAGCATTGCTGTGGCAAAACATAATTACAGCAATAAAAAACAGAGTTAAAATAGGTAATTGTTTTCTCATACAGTGATTTTCGTTATATTTTTGAAAGTATAACGCAAAAATGCAGAATAGATTCGATAATTTATCCAGACATTGATGCCCATTCTGAAATTTTCGCCTACAAAAGCAATAAAACTTTTACTTTTTCCCGTTTTTGTCCAAAAAACGAAAGAATTTTTGTTGCAATTCCTTAAACTCCCCAATAACCTCTTGTCCAAAAGGGGTAAGCAAAGCTATTCCGCCTCCCTTTCCCCCTCGCTTGGAGATCACAAGCGGTTGTTTAAAGCCATTGTTAATATGATTAACCAGGTCCCAGGCTTGCTTGTATGACATTTTCATTTGCAATGCGGCCTGCCTGATAGAGCCAGACTCATGGATCCGCTCAAGCAGTTCAACCCGGCCATGGCCAAGTACTTTTTCTTCGTCTATTTCTAACCAGATACGGCCGTTAAGTTTAAATGGAGGGATACTCATAATTTGTTCAATTTATTACTCCCTTGCCTTTTTTTGCGCCCTTAACATCTGGCCATAATCCATACGGCGCACCATGGCGTTAACCGTGCTCGCTATCCGGTTGGCGCGGGTAGCTTCTGTTTTGGCGCTATCAATCCATTTTATAAAATATCCGCGGTGGCTTTCGGCAAGGCTATGAAAAAACTCACCGCCTTCGGGCTCATATTCTAAACACTCCTGTAAATCATCGGGAATGATATACTTAAAATCATCATCAGGCTCAAGGCGCACCCGGAGCATAGCACCCCGATGTTTATGGATAGCTTTGCAAACCTCCCGGCGCAAGGCCATGATAAAATTGCCTTTACCCATGGGCATTAACGCCATTCCGCGTACTTCAAATTCATCAAGCTTACCTTTTACCCGGAATGATTTTTTATTTCCGGGCTTCATTTCCTGTGCTATATCAGCAGGAATTTCAATGTATGTCCACCCGGTTTTTTCGCCCTGTTCGGCAAATTGTAAAATAATGGTATTAAAATCAACCATAAGTATTATTTAACGGCATACTGTTATCATGATTCCTAAAAAATATGCGAAAATGTTAAATGTTTGTTAAATCGTCATATTTAGTGGCTTATGTTGTAACGTAATGCGTGGTAGGGATGTCTTATGAGTATAAAAACAATTTAGAATTTAAAAACCTTAAAAACAACAACAATATGAAAACTTTAAAATCAATCATGCTTGGCTTAGCCCTTTTAGTAGCAGGCACCGCAGCAAAAGCAGCAAATAAAATAGATGGCGATAACTTAACCAAAAATTATGCGATCAACACATACATTGATGCCATGACCCGCGGCAAAATCCAGGGCTTTAACGATGTGGTAGATCAGTCGGCAAAATTCAGCATGTTACGCGGCACTAAAGTATTAAGTTTTAGCAAAACCGAAGTAGTTGATTTATTAAAAGCCAACAAAAATACCGAGCAGGATTGCGTTACCAGTACTTCAATTGTTGAAAGCAACAATGACCTGGCAGTAGTAAAAGTTGATATGAAATACAACACTTTTACCCGCAGCAATTATGTAACCGTTACCAACACCGGCAGCGGCTGGAAAATCACAAACGTGTACAGCGTTTTTAAATAAGCAAGTTTTAGTTTAGTGTTTAATATGTAAGTAGGTGAAGGCCCCGTTTGGTGCGGGGCCTTTTTTATTTTACCAGCGGATCAA includes:
- a CDS encoding molybdopterin-dependent oxidoreductase, which produces MKKYTIVLLLLIAGLTTNAQTATKEAVIKVTGEVTTPLTIGNAEFQQYKQTTVTRKDRDGKDHTYSGVLVSDILGKAGVTLGPELRGENLAKYLLVEASDGYQVLFALAELDKGFTDRTIILADKVDGQPLVPADGPFRIIVQDEKKPARCIKQVTAMKVMFAK
- a CDS encoding cytochrome-c peroxidase; translated protein: MKRKVKDNHEIKHKQSSFPRTGKVYLVLCLLFVITGLTAYTGTEPVVPMGDYVFNYPANFGNRINVPADNPTTQQGVYLGRLLFYEPKLSATNAISCGNCHQQSKAFTDGRALSIGVNNGLATRNSMSLANLLWARKFFWDGRAASLEDQVLFPLTNPHEMGQSIQVSVQKLSNTKLYPGLFKIVYGDSTITGDRIAKAIAQFERTLISANSRYDQYLRNAYKPTGDELKGMELFNRGPDPEKGIRGANCTHCHGGPKTYLELFHNNGLDSISKDEGMAAFTGLVTDRGRFKVPTLRNIALTAPYMHDGRFKTLDEVVDHYSEHIKQSVSLSAFLQGESNEVGGHSLKLLPKEKKQLIAFLNMLTDSTFITDKRFGNPHQSTKN
- a CDS encoding winged helix-turn-helix domain-containing protein, which encodes MSIPPFKLNGRIWLEIDEEKVLGHGRVELLERIHESGSIRQAALQMKMSYKQAWDLVNHINNGFKQPLVISKRGGKGGGIALLTPFGQEVIGEFKELQQKFFRFLDKNGKK
- a CDS encoding TonB-dependent receptor plug domain-containing protein; this encodes MRKQLPILTLFFIAVIMFCHSNAIGQTADTSKSVFNLGQVNIIGIKDSVRSSKLNIHTLNLYNRYDVSHALNLLPGVILTAVGPRNESAINVRGFDIRQVPVYLDGVPLYVPYDGYVDLARYNTFNLSEIIVSKGYSSVLFGPNAEGGAINLISRKPAKPFELNAVAGYLSGGYRLNTNIGGTFGKFYYQVSASQLKRDYFPLSSKFTPVKNEDGGHRDNSYSNDVDVSGKIGFTPTESQEYAVGYTYHHGTKGTPVYAGDDTQNSLFKNPRYWKWPNWDTRGLYLLSNNKLNSTNVIKTRWYYDQFKNEIDSYDNASYNTITKPYAFRSIYNDYTLGGNVTFENTDLKNNNFSVAAHFKQDVHREHNIGEPTRRDADNNFYIGAEDTYHITSALKVNAGVAYNDRRSIQAQQYTNNTISDLPANSNGAWNVQGLIQCDVDNANSLSFSVARKTRFATIKDRYSYKFGTAIPNPDLKAEDALNYDLSYHSLIGGKLSIQASGFYSKINNSIQTVNNVAVDPVTKTNQSQVQNVGRAEYYGAEFAVGYPIIPQLRVDANYTLIVRNNLSAPQIHFTDVPKNKIFASLQYSPLAKLYFLASEEYNSKRYSTSYGTVSGAFYLTNVKAHITLVKGFAIEGGVNNLFDRNYTLVEGYPEMGRNYFANLIFNY
- a CDS encoding tetratricopeptide repeat protein is translated as MRALYIVIILTFCISARLLAQDNELLLAKQYSANGEPQKALEIYQKLYKQNNENYYSVYVNTLLNLKKFDEAESITKKLIRRHPDDHQYAIMMGNIYTQEGNMSKADAIYDDLIKSLPADQGEISALASQFYQSANIDYVIKIFQQGRKLLKNDNAFTYELINLYRFKRDKVSLTEEYLNFLPQNPNFINQAENAFSSIYEGNADYDMLKVALLRRIQKDPQQTIYADLLTWQYLQQKEFGLALNQALALSRRQNDDGNSIYDLCRTFIANEAYDEAIRGYEYIISKGKTSPLYIPSKIELINTKNLKVTSGKYLPEDLLGLEKDYNDLLTEFGRNNSTAFAMQKLANLQAYKLHKLKDAQKLLEEATKLGDIRPTLLADCKLDLGDIYLLNNQPWEATLLYSQVEKDFPATAIGQDAVFRNAKLAYYTGDFTWAKGQLDVLKVATSQLIANDALNLLLLIQDNLAADSTGAALKMYARADLQIFAQNPEKAVMILDSIGKKFPNNALDDDIMMSKSRILIQQKDYAGAVPLLKKILEQHPSDLWADDAVFMLGDIYENRLNDKTIAQSYYQKIITDYPGSLWINEARKRFRLLRGDKPDAS
- a CDS encoding nuclear transport factor 2 family protein → MKTLKSIMLGLALLVAGTAAKAANKIDGDNLTKNYAINTYIDAMTRGKIQGFNDVVDQSAKFSMLRGTKVLSFSKTEVVDLLKANKNTEQDCVTSTSIVESNNDLAVVKVDMKYNTFTRSNYVTVTNTGSGWKITNVYSVFK
- a CDS encoding DUF4286 family protein — translated: MIVYNDTIIIDETIHDEWLNYIKTIHIPAIMATGHFSSYRILTVIDSPNEGVTYCIQYNADSIEHFQQFYMNHLHKFQATHQEKFNEKFVMFNTLMEEVE
- a CDS encoding YdeI/OmpD-associated family protein, yielding MVDFNTIILQFAEQGEKTGWTYIEIPADIAQEMKPGNKKSFRVKGKLDEFEVRGMALMPMGKGNFIMALRREVCKAIHKHRGAMLRVRLEPDDDFKYIIPDDLQECLEYEPEGGEFFHSLAESHRGYFIKWIDSAKTEATRANRIASTVNAMVRRMDYGQMLRAQKKARE